One segment of Salvia splendens isolate huo1 chromosome 20, SspV2, whole genome shotgun sequence DNA contains the following:
- the LOC121781084 gene encoding F-box protein SKP2A-like, whose product MRETEGLNSSFEKLMVFGAAESMSITEWKDVPVELLLRILSLVDDQTVIVASGVCHGWRDAISWGLTRLSLSWCKRSMNDLVLSLAPKFTKLQALGLRQDTPQLHDDAIEAIAAHCHELQELDLSKSFRLTDRSLYALAHGCPDLVKLNISGCTGFSDSALGYLTGCCRKLKTLNLCGCVRTATDRALKAIGYNCHQMQSLNLGWCDRVGDEGVKSLAYGCPNLRALDLCGCVLITDESVVALANNCLHLRSLGLYFCQNITDRAMYSLAQSRVKNKHDVWASVKSRYEEEGLTNLNISQCTALTPPAVQALCDSFPDLHTCPGRHSLIISGCLNLTSVHCACASMQAHRAPHAMPHLAH is encoded by the exons ATGAGAGAGACCGAGGGTTTGAATTCGAGCTTTGAGAAATTGATGGTTTTCGGCGCTGCTGAGAGCATGAGCATAACAGAGTGGAAGGATGTTCCGGTGGAGCTGCTGCTCAGGATTCTTTCACTGGTTGATGATCAGACGGTGATTGTTGCTTCTGGGGTTTGCCATGGATGGAGGGATGCTATTTCTTGGGGCCTCACTCGCCTTTCCCTCTCTTG GTGCAAGAGGAGCATGAATGATCTGGTGCTATCTCTGGCCCCGAAGTTTACGAAGCTGCAGGCGCTCGGGTTGAGGCAGGACACGCCACAGCTCCACGACGACGCTATTGAGGCGATTGCAGCCCACTGCCATGAGCTTCAGGAGTTGGATCTTAGCAAGAGCTTCAGGCTTACTGATCGCTCGTTGTACGCGTTGGCGCATGGTTGCCCTGATCTCGTGAAGCTGAATATCAGCGGCTGTACAGGCTTCAGTGATTCTGCTCTTGGATATCTGACTGGGTGTTGCAGGAAACTGAAGACCTTGAATCTTTGTGGCTGTGTTAGGACCGCAACGGATAGGGCGTTGAAG GCAATTGGGTACAACTGCCATCAAATGCAGTCGTTGAATCTTGGGTGGTGCGACCGCGTTGGTGATGAAGGTGTTAAGAGTTTGGCATATGGCTGCCCTAATCTTAGAGCTCTTGACTTGTGCGGCTGCGTTCTTATTACAG ACGAGAGCGTCGTTGCATTGGCGAACAACTGCCTCCACCTGAGGTCGCTCGGGCTGTACTTCTGCCAGAACATTACAGACAGGGCAATGTACTCTCTAGCACAGAGCCGGGTGAAGAATAAGCACGATGTTTGGGCATCCGTGAAGAGCAGGTATGAGGAGGAAGGGCTTACGAACCTCAACATCAGCCAGTGCACGGCCCTCACCCCTCCTGCCGTGCAGGCACTATGCGACTCTTTCCCTGATTTGCATACGTGCCCCGGCCGACATTCCCTCATAATCAGCGGCTGCCTCAACTTAACGTCCGTACACTGCGCCTGCGCCTCCATGCAGGCGCACCGGGCGCCACATGCGATGCCTCATCTCGCACACTGA